DNA sequence from the Cellulophaga sp. HaHaR_3_176 genome:
GGCCATTAATGCTGGCACAGCAAAACGTATTACTTGATAAAATGGAAAGTTCCATGGCATAACTGCTAATATTACACCAATAGGTTGAAATGTTACATAGCTTTTTTCTGCCTCAGTTTTTACAGTTTGGTTCGCTAATAAATCTTTAGTATTATCAGCATAATAACGACATATTGAAGCACATTTTTCAATCTCTTTTCGAGACTGGCCAATGACCTTACCCATTTCTCTGGTTGCTAATTGTGCATATTCTTCTTTATTTTCCTCTAATACATCTGCTAGTTTGTACATTAATTTAGCACGCTCATCAAATGATGTATTCTTCCAAGTATTAAAAACTTGGTGAGAGGTTTTTATTTTATTTTTTACTTCATTAACAGAAATACGGTCGTATTCTGCTATTTTTTTACCTGTTGCAGGGTTTATAATTTTCGTAATCTCCATAGTTCCTCTTTTTTAGTAATTAAATTACCTACCGCAATGACCGAAATTAAAATAATTTAAGTTAAACGAAATACTTTATTTTTTAGCTGATACGCTATTAAGTCTGTTACCGTAATATAATCCTCAATGTTTGATTAAATTATATCAAAACAGAATTGCCTTAAGTATGTAAAAAAGTATCTTCGCGCCCATGTGGATGTATTTAGGGCTTTTGGCCGCACTTTTTTTAGGATTACATAATTTATGCAAAAAACATGCAGTAAAAGATAATGAAGTATTCCCCGTGCTTTTAGGGACTATTGTTGCTGGTTTTTTACTGTTGTTACCTTTTTATATTGGTTCTATTTTTTATCCAGAACAGACTATTAAATTAGGATTTTACATTACTGAGATACCCTGGAAAACTCATGGCTTTATTTTTATAAAATCTATGATAATGGCAAGTTCTTGGATTTTAGCATACCAAGCATTAAAACACTTACCAATTACAATTGTTACACCTATACGATCTGCTGGACCCTTTTTTACATTTATAGGCGCAATTGTGCTTTATAATGAACAACCTACTGGTTGGCAATGGATTGGTTTTTTTCTAATTATATTTTCTGTGCTTTTATATTCTAAAATAGGAAAAAGAGAAGGTATTAATTTTAAAAATAATAAATGGATTTTTGCTATTATAGGCGCTACTTTTTTAGGAGCTTCTAGTGGTTTGTATGATAAGTTTTTAATACAAGGTTTAAAACTAAACCCACAGACTTTACAATTTTGGTTCTGTTGGTATACCATTCTTATTTTACTCGTTATTTTATCTATAACATTTTTTCCAAAAGAAGAAAAAAGAAAAGCTTTTATATGGCGTTGGTCTATACCTGCTGTTGGAATTCTATTGCAAACAGCAGATTATTTTTACTTTAAAGCATTACAAGACGAAGATGCTCTAATCATGTTGTTATCAGCTATTAAGAGAAGCCAAATATTAATAGCGGTTGTACTTGGCGGCATTCTTTTTAAAGAAAAAAATAAACGTAAAAAAATAATTCCTTTACTAGGTATAATGCTTGGCGTAGGCTTAATT
Encoded proteins:
- a CDS encoding DMT family transporter; this encodes MWMYLGLLAALFLGLHNLCKKHAVKDNEVFPVLLGTIVAGFLLLLPFYIGSIFYPEQTIKLGFYITEIPWKTHGFIFIKSMIMASSWILAYQALKHLPITIVTPIRSAGPFFTFIGAIVLYNEQPTGWQWIGFFLIIFSVLLYSKIGKREGINFKNNKWIFAIIGATFLGASSGLYDKFLIQGLKLNPQTLQFWFCWYTILILLVILSITFFPKEEKRKAFIWRWSIPAVGILLQTADYFYFKALQDEDALIMLLSAIKRSQILIAVVLGGILFKEKNKRKKIIPLLGIMLGVGLILYSAK